One region of Bubalus kerabau isolate K-KA32 ecotype Philippines breed swamp buffalo chromosome 6, PCC_UOA_SB_1v2, whole genome shotgun sequence genomic DNA includes:
- the TRAPPC3 gene encoding trafficking protein particle complex subunit 3 isoform X1, with protein METEIMKNRMQYVSKRHSLYSSCSDLIARPEDESSELFTLTYGALVTQLCKDYENDEDVNKQLDKMGYNIGVRLIEDFLARSNVGRCHDFRETADVIAKVAFKMYLGITPSITNWSPAGDEFSLILENNPLVDFVELPDNHSSLIYSNLLCGVLRGALEMVQMAVEAKFVQDTLKGDGVTEIRMRFIRRIEDNLPAGEE; from the exons ATGGAAACTGAGATAATGAAAAATAGAATGCAGTATGTAAGCAAAAGGCACTCGCTTTACTCTTCTTGCAGTGACCTCATCGCCAGGCCTGAGGATGAG AGCTCTGAGCTCTTCACCCTGACCTACGGGGCTCTAGTTACCCAGCTCTGCAAGGACTATGAAAATGATGAAGATGTGAATAAACAGCTGGACAAAAT GGGCTATAACATTGGAGTCCGACTGATTGAAGATTTCTTGGCACGGTCAAACGTCGGGAGGTGCCATGACTTTCGGGAAACTGCAGATGTCATTGCCAAG GTGGCATTCAAGATGTACTTGGGCATCACTCCAAGCATCACCAATTGGAGCCCAGCTGGTGACGAATTCTCCctcattttggaaaataatccCTTGGTGGACTTCGTGGAACTTCCTGATAACCACTCATCCCTTATTTATTCCAATCTCTTGTGTGGGGTGTTGCGAGGAGCCTTGGAGATG gtccagatggctgtGGAGGCCAAATTTGTCCAGGACACCCTGAAAGGAGATGGTGTGACAGAAATCCGGATGAGGTTCATCAGGCGGATTGAGGACAACCTCCCAGCTGGAGAGGAATGA
- the TRAPPC3 gene encoding trafficking protein particle complex subunit 3 isoform X3, translating into MGYNIGVRLIEDFLARSNVGRCHDFRETADVIAKVAFKMYLGITPSITNWSPAGDEFSLILENNPLVDFVELPDNHSSLIYSNLLCGVLRGALEMVQMAVEAKFVQDTLKGDGVTEIRMRFIRRIEDNLPAGEE; encoded by the exons AT GGGCTATAACATTGGAGTCCGACTGATTGAAGATTTCTTGGCACGGTCAAACGTCGGGAGGTGCCATGACTTTCGGGAAACTGCAGATGTCATTGCCAAG GTGGCATTCAAGATGTACTTGGGCATCACTCCAAGCATCACCAATTGGAGCCCAGCTGGTGACGAATTCTCCctcattttggaaaataatccCTTGGTGGACTTCGTGGAACTTCCTGATAACCACTCATCCCTTATTTATTCCAATCTCTTGTGTGGGGTGTTGCGAGGAGCCTTGGAGATG gtccagatggctgtGGAGGCCAAATTTGTCCAGGACACCCTGAAAGGAGATGGTGTGACAGAAATCCGGATGAGGTTCATCAGGCGGATTGAGGACAACCTCCCAGCTGGAGAGGAATGA
- the TRAPPC3 gene encoding trafficking protein particle complex subunit 3 isoform X2, which yields MSRQANRGTESKKMSSELFTLTYGALVTQLCKDYENDEDVNKQLDKMGYNIGVRLIEDFLARSNVGRCHDFRETADVIAKVAFKMYLGITPSITNWSPAGDEFSLILENNPLVDFVELPDNHSSLIYSNLLCGVLRGALEMVQMAVEAKFVQDTLKGDGVTEIRMRFIRRIEDNLPAGEE from the exons AGCTCTGAGCTCTTCACCCTGACCTACGGGGCTCTAGTTACCCAGCTCTGCAAGGACTATGAAAATGATGAAGATGTGAATAAACAGCTGGACAAAAT GGGCTATAACATTGGAGTCCGACTGATTGAAGATTTCTTGGCACGGTCAAACGTCGGGAGGTGCCATGACTTTCGGGAAACTGCAGATGTCATTGCCAAG GTGGCATTCAAGATGTACTTGGGCATCACTCCAAGCATCACCAATTGGAGCCCAGCTGGTGACGAATTCTCCctcattttggaaaataatccCTTGGTGGACTTCGTGGAACTTCCTGATAACCACTCATCCCTTATTTATTCCAATCTCTTGTGTGGGGTGTTGCGAGGAGCCTTGGAGATG gtccagatggctgtGGAGGCCAAATTTGTCCAGGACACCCTGAAAGGAGATGGTGTGACAGAAATCCGGATGAGGTTCATCAGGCGGATTGAGGACAACCTCCCAGCTGGAGAGGAATGA